A genomic stretch from Argiope bruennichi chromosome 2, qqArgBrue1.1, whole genome shotgun sequence includes:
- the LOC129989205 gene encoding coatomer subunit beta'-like isoform X2 — MPLKLDVKRQLLARSDRVKCVDLHPSEPWMLVSLYNGNVHIWNYETQVIVKSFEVCDLPVRAVKFIPRKNWIITGSDDMQLRIFNYNTLERVHLVEAHSDYIRSIAVHPTQPFVLTSSDDMMIKLWNWEKNWACTQVFEGHTHYVMQIVINPKDNNTFASASLDRTVKVWQLGSTSPNFTLEGHEKGVNCVDYYHGGDKPYLISGADDRLVKIWDYQNKTCIQTLEGHAQNISAVSFHPELPIIMTGSEDGTVRIWHANTYRLESTLNYNLERVWAIACLKGSNNVVIGYDEGSILIKLGREEPAMSMDSSGKIIWAKHSELQQANLKAMVDAEIKDGERLPLVVKDMGSCEIYPQTVSHNTNGRFVVVCGDGEYIIYTAMALRNKSFGSAQEFVWALDSSEYAVRESTTSIKIFKNFKEKKTFKPEYGAEGIFGGHMLGVKSISGLAFYDWETLDLIRRIEIQPKHVYWSENGELVCIAAEDSFYILRYNAEAFTEAKQHPENISEDGIEESFDVLGTHLETVKTGLWVGDCFIYTNSLNRLNYYVGGEIVTIAHLDRVMYLLGYIPKDNRLYLGDKELNVISYSLLLSVLEYQTAVMRQDFETAQSVLPSIPWEQRTRVAHFLEKQGFKVQALAVSTDPDHKFELALQLGDLKVAYKLAKESMSEQKWKRLSELALSKCEFQLAEECLHHAKDYGGLLLLATSSGNASMVEKLAQSAELEGINNVAFMSYFLLGKKEKALNMLVQSKRLPEAAFFARTYLPSQASRIVKLWKEGFKKTNEKASYALADPEEYENLFPNFNLILKAEQFMKQSQIRLPASSYSKASSSAEKDPVEAMLEAEASGSFVYVADDDATGSQHSLSENQSKTAAAPELTPDEELELDLNNFVLDEDVEMTGNFDEEDMD; from the exons atg cCATTGAAGCTTGATGTTAAACGTCAACTCCTTGCTCGTTCAGATCGAGTTAAGTGTGTCGATCTTCACCCTTCTGAACCATGGATGTTAGTCAGTTTGTACAATGGAAATGTTCACATTTGGAATTATGAAACTCAG GTCATTGTGAAATCATTTGAAGTTTGTGATTTGCCAGTAAGAGCAGTAAAATTTATTCCTAGAAAAAATTGGATAATAACTGGATCT GATGACATGCAATTAAGAATATTCAACTATAACACTTTAGAGCGTGTGCATTTAGTTGAAGCTCATTCTGATTATATCAGATCAATTGCTGTACATCCAACTCAGCCATTTGTATTAACTTCCAGTG atgataTGATGATTAAATTATGGAATTGGGAGAAAAACTGGGCATGCACTCAAGTGTTTGAAGGACACACTCATTATGTTATGCAGATTGTTATAAATCCTAAAGATAACAATACCTTTGCTAGTGCTTCATTAGATCGCACagtaaaa GTATGGCAATTAGGTTCAACTTCACCAAACTTCACTCTAGAAGGCCATGAGAAAGGTGTTAATTGTGTTGATTATTATCATGGGGGAGATAAACCGTATTTAATTTCTGGAGCTGATGATAGATTAGTGAAAATATGGGATTATCAa AATAAAACATGTATTCAAACTCTGGAAGGTCATGCTCAAAATATATCTGCTGTCTCTTTCCACCCAGAATTGCCAATTATTATGACTGGATCTGAAGATG GAACTGTTCGTATTTGGCATGCAAATACTTATCGATTAGAAAGTACCTTGAATTACAATTTGGAAAGAGTTTGGGCAATTGCCTGTTTAAAAGGTTCAAATAATGTAGTTATAGGTTATGATGAAGGAAGTATTCTAATAAag CTTGGCCGAGAAGAGCCAGCCATGTCAATGGATAGTTCCGGAAAAATAATTTGGGCAAAGCATTCTGAACTTCAACAAGCTAATTTAAAAGCCATGGTAGATGCTGAAATCAAAGATGGTGAAAGACTGCCTTTAGTCGTTAAAGATATGGGCAGTTGCGAGATATATCCTCAGACAGTATCTCATAACACAAATGGAAg GTTTGTTGTTGTCTGTGGTGATggtgaatatataatttatacggCTATGGCATTAAGAAACAAAAGCTTTGGCTCTGCCCAAGAATTTGTATGGGCTTTAGATTCTTCTGAGTATGCAGTTCGAGAAAGTACaacatctattaaaatattcaaaaattttaaagaaaagaaaactttcaaacCTGAGTATGGAGCAgaag gaatttttggTGGTCATATGTTGGGTGTGAAGTCAATAAGTGGTCTTGCATTCTATGATTGGGAGACGCTGGATCTAATACGTCGTATTGAAATCCAGCCTAAGCAT gtTTACTGGTCAGAAAATGGTGAACTTGTTTGCATTGCAGCTGAAGATTCATTTTACATTCTTAGATATAATGCTGAAGCTTTTACTGAAGCTAAACAGCACccagaaaatatttctgaagatgGCATTGAAGAATCTTTTgat gtTCTTGGAACACATCTTGAAACTGTTAAAACAGGACTTTGGGTTGGTGATTGTTTTATCTACACAAATTCGCTAAATCGTCTCAATTATTATGTAGGTGGGGAAATAGTCACTATAGCACATTTGGATAG agtGATGTATCTTTTGGGTTACATACCAAAAGACAATCGATTATACTTGGGTGATAAAGAATTGAATGTCATCTCTTACTCCCTACTGCTCTCTGTTTTGGAATATCAAACTGCTGTTATGAGGCAAGATTTTGAAACTGCCCAAAGTGTGTTACCTTCTATTCCTTGGGAACAGCGTACAAGAGTAGCTCATTTCTTGGAAAAGCAG ggtTTCAAAGTACAAGCATTGGCTGTATCTACTGACCCAGATCATAAATTTGAACTGGCTTTGCAATTAGGAGATCTGAAAGTTGCTTATAAACTTGCCAAAGAATctatg TCTGAGCAAAAGTGGAAGCGATTATCTGAGCTAGCTCTGTCAAAATGTGAATTCCAACTTGCTGAAGAATGTTTGCATCATGCTAAAGATTATGGTGGTCTGCTGTTGCTAGCTACTTCTTCAGGAAATGCAAGCATGGTAGAAAAATTGGCACAAAGTGCAGAGCTAGAAGGCATAAATAATGTTGCATTTATGTCTTACTTTTTACTTGGAAA gAAAGAAAAAGCTCTTAATATGCTTGTTCAAAGTAAACGTTTACCAGAAGCTGCATTTTTTGCTCGTACATATTTACCTAGTCAGGCTTCCAg aatTGTTAAACTTTGGAAAGAAGGCTtcaaaaaaactaatgaaaaggCTTCTTATGCGCTTGCGGATCCTGAAGAATATGAAAATCTATTTCCGAACTTTAATCTTATATTGAAGGCTGAACAGTTTATGAAACAGAGTCAGATTCGTCTGCCAGCTTCCAGCTATTCTAAAGCATCT